The Flavobacterium sp. HJ-32-4 genome contains a region encoding:
- a CDS encoding phytanoyl-CoA dioxygenase family protein gives MAYSTLTTDQIAAYHRDGYVIVSGFLSAEETRKLHDIAVTDDVMRRNAFHLNDQTGKKTKLTLWYTPGDDMYGLLSKSERMVHNGDLLMDGDGPVCHFHSKLMQKEPRVGGAWEWHQDYGYWYKNEFLFPDKMLSVMVAITDANKENGCLQVIRGTHKMGRIEHGFSGEQVGASQHYVDLALKTMPLVYVELKAGDALFFHPNLLHRSEANLSDYPRWSLISCYNRASNVPYNEPNLSCIKPLEVVPDSSLLDCDTHGLTDSMDFLEKDKDEALK, from the coding sequence ATGGCCTATTCCACACTCACCACCGACCAAATCGCCGCCTATCACCGTGATGGGTATGTGATCGTAAGCGGCTTTCTTTCCGCAGAAGAAACACGCAAACTGCATGACATTGCGGTAACCGATGATGTCATGCGCCGCAATGCATTCCACCTTAACGACCAAACCGGCAAAAAGACTAAACTGACCCTGTGGTATACGCCGGGTGACGACATGTATGGCTTGCTCTCAAAATCAGAGCGTATGGTGCACAATGGCGACCTCTTGATGGACGGCGACGGCCCAGTCTGCCATTTCCATTCGAAGCTGATGCAAAAAGAACCACGGGTGGGTGGCGCATGGGAATGGCACCAAGACTATGGCTACTGGTATAAGAATGAATTCCTGTTCCCCGACAAGATGCTGTCGGTGATGGTGGCGATCACCGATGCCAACAAAGAAAACGGCTGCCTGCAGGTCATCCGGGGCACCCACAAAATGGGCCGCATCGAACATGGGTTTTCCGGCGAGCAGGTAGGAGCCTCCCAACATTACGTCGACCTGGCGTTGAAGACGATGCCTCTCGTCTATGTCGAACTCAAAGCCGGCGATGCGCTCTTCTTCCACCCCAACCTCCTGCACCGCTCAGAGGCCAACCTGTCAGACTATCCAAGGTGGAGCCTGATTTCGTGCTACAACCGCGCCTCGAATGTGCCCTATAACGAACCCAACCTAAGTTGTATCAAACCCCTCGAGGTCGTACCCGACAGCTCGCTACTCGACTGCGATACGCATGGTTTGACCGACAGCATGGACTTTTTAGAAAAGGACAAGGATGAGGCGTTGAAGTAG